One window of Leucoraja erinacea ecotype New England chromosome 14, Leri_hhj_1, whole genome shotgun sequence genomic DNA carries:
- the lxn gene encoding latexin isoform X1, with the protein MTSTTYKKGLKAQGTADTGLPKIYTKCWSSSGVRQHLWMDNVSEARAARQAASVAIHYLNYHHGSPHNVFQLHQLKKASLQIMVNEGHKYHLKFEVRNGRFSNVTKFCTAKVLFYMKSVPDTVLKCNFKDSDGFKEDYEFYLNLRKRMDPVIGYNIPDNFGFIAPETRPIWQLAIVSASYIMWQKSTEVMKYNLAQIREVHQQIRTDEFLQFTYIILLHEIPSQEIITCNMWVMWQPKQPPNVKYTCLPSPTESFSEESEFGMPEGMGPQRTEGSALQIN; encoded by the exons cgcaaggaactgcagatactggtttaccaaaaatatatacaaagtgctggagtagttcaggagtcaggcagcatctctggatggataacgtttcag AAGCTCGTGCTGCTCGGCAAGCTGCAAGTGTGGCCATCCATTATTTAAACTACCATCATGGATCGCCACACAATGTTTTTCAGCTACATCAGCTGAAGAAAGcatctcttcag ATTATGGTTAACGAAGGGCACAAGTACCATCTTAAATTTGAAGTGAGAAATGGAAGGTTCTCAAAT GTTACTAAATTCTGCACAGCAAAAGTATTATTTTATATGAAATCAGTTCCAGACACTGTTCTAAAGTGTAATTTTAAAGACTCAGACGGTTTCAAGGAAGATTATGAATTTTATCTCAATTTGAGAAAACGGATGGACCCTGTGATTGGCTACAATATTCCTG atAATTTTGGATTTATAGCCCCTGAAACAAGACCAATCTGGCAACTGGCAATAGTTAGTGCCAGCTACATCATGTGGCAAAAGTCTACTGAGGTTATGAAGTACAACTTGGCTCAAATACGGGAAGTTCACCAACAG atcaGGACAGACGAATTTCTTCAATTTACCTACATAATTCTTCTCCACGAAATACCAAGCCAG GAAATAATAACTTGCAATATGTGGGTGATGTGGCAGCCTAAACAACCACCAAACGTGAAATACACTTGCTTACCCTCTCCAACTGAAAGTTTTTCTGAAGAATCTGAATTTGGAATGCCGGAGGGAATGGGGCCGCAAAGAACCGAGGGCTCGGCGTTGCAAATCAACTGA
- the lxn gene encoding latexin isoform X2, whose protein sequence is MTSTTYKKGLKEARAARQAASVAIHYLNYHHGSPHNVFQLHQLKKASLQIMVNEGHKYHLKFEVRNGRFSNVTKFCTAKVLFYMKSVPDTVLKCNFKDSDGFKEDYEFYLNLRKRMDPVIGYNIPDNFGFIAPETRPIWQLAIVSASYIMWQKSTEVMKYNLAQIREVHQQIRTDEFLQFTYIILLHEIPSQEIITCNMWVMWQPKQPPNVKYTCLPSPTESFSEESEFGMPEGMGPQRTEGSALQIN, encoded by the exons AAGCTCGTGCTGCTCGGCAAGCTGCAAGTGTGGCCATCCATTATTTAAACTACCATCATGGATCGCCACACAATGTTTTTCAGCTACATCAGCTGAAGAAAGcatctcttcag ATTATGGTTAACGAAGGGCACAAGTACCATCTTAAATTTGAAGTGAGAAATGGAAGGTTCTCAAAT GTTACTAAATTCTGCACAGCAAAAGTATTATTTTATATGAAATCAGTTCCAGACACTGTTCTAAAGTGTAATTTTAAAGACTCAGACGGTTTCAAGGAAGATTATGAATTTTATCTCAATTTGAGAAAACGGATGGACCCTGTGATTGGCTACAATATTCCTG atAATTTTGGATTTATAGCCCCTGAAACAAGACCAATCTGGCAACTGGCAATAGTTAGTGCCAGCTACATCATGTGGCAAAAGTCTACTGAGGTTATGAAGTACAACTTGGCTCAAATACGGGAAGTTCACCAACAG atcaGGACAGACGAATTTCTTCAATTTACCTACATAATTCTTCTCCACGAAATACCAAGCCAG GAAATAATAACTTGCAATATGTGGGTGATGTGGCAGCCTAAACAACCACCAAACGTGAAATACACTTGCTTACCCTCTCCAACTGAAAGTTTTTCTGAAGAATCTGAATTTGGAATGCCGGAGGGAATGGGGCCGCAAAGAACCGAGGGCTCGGCGTTGCAAATCAACTGA